The following proteins come from a genomic window of Peptoniphilus equinus:
- a CDS encoding erythromycin esterase family protein, translated as MRLGKIILKGLGILILIAILTMMGFLIYANRKALAIDMPHTAKTVATMQEEGQHLSAIADHPGVRLFGLGEMTHGNHRAQTLRLDMIQTLAEHGVRYIFLETPYKDGYAIERYIQGDDTTPLKDIVDAQDFWLYHTEEMVTLYRWMRTYNDTHSDKLHVYGVDMQEFDSAAAILVHKLKAMAVDTGAIQSALEKGDKAAAVEAMTSALTTADVTTQSRFDSTDLKLNLAVLKQYVTNETLTAQTQPGQVYSEDAYTFRDKSMAENTLLVLSHGRGLILAHDMHIAKLSNLNPTMGKILTQSLGDGYYAVGTFARDLRFYAMDAFIHTGSPKVWHIIDHSDMMSAFHDTALSEAYYDFDALSHPLKQYFNAVHPLLTAGATYHTVLRFLPQSNYISLNPTDAFDGLILLQTDTPFYYLDSEK; from the coding sequence ATGAGACTGGGCAAAATCATACTCAAAGGTCTCGGCATCCTCATCCTGATCGCCATCCTTACCATGATGGGATTTCTGATCTACGCCAACCGCAAGGCGCTTGCGATCGACATGCCCCACACCGCTAAAACAGTGGCGACAATGCAGGAGGAAGGGCAGCACCTAAGTGCTATCGCCGATCACCCTGGCGTCCGTCTTTTCGGTCTCGGCGAGATGACCCACGGCAATCACAGAGCTCAGACCCTTCGTCTGGATATGATTCAGACCTTGGCGGAGCACGGGGTGCGCTATATTTTTCTTGAGACCCCCTATAAAGACGGCTACGCCATTGAGCGCTATATTCAAGGCGATGACACCACCCCGCTAAAGGATATCGTCGACGCCCAAGATTTCTGGCTGTATCATACCGAAGAAATGGTCACGCTGTACCGCTGGATGCGCACCTATAATGATACACACAGCGACAAACTCCACGTTTATGGCGTGGATATGCAGGAATTTGACAGCGCTGCCGCCATCTTGGTACACAAGCTCAAAGCCATGGCCGTGGACACCGGCGCCATTCAATCCGCTCTGGAAAAAGGCGATAAAGCCGCGGCGGTAGAAGCCATGACGTCGGCCCTCACCACTGCTGACGTGACGACGCAAAGCCGTTTCGATTCTACGGATCTCAAGCTGAACCTGGCCGTACTGAAACAATACGTCACCAACGAGACACTGACAGCACAGACACAACCCGGCCAAGTCTATTCCGAAGACGCCTACACCTTCAGAGACAAAAGCATGGCAGAGAACACATTGCTCGTTCTCAGTCACGGACGCGGCCTCATCTTGGCTCACGATATGCACATCGCCAAACTCAGTAACCTCAATCCCACTATGGGTAAGATCCTGACCCAAAGCCTGGGGGACGGCTACTACGCCGTTGGCACCTTCGCAAGAGACCTCCGCTTCTATGCCATGGACGCCTTTATCCACACCGGTTCCCCGAAAGTGTGGCACATTATCGACCACAGTGACATGATGAGCGCCTTTCATGACACCGCACTGAGCGAAGCCTATTATGACTTTGACGCCCTCAGTCACCCCCTCAAGCAGTACTTCAACGCCGTCCATCCCCTTCTCACAGCAGGCGCCACCTACCACACCGTCTTGCGTTTTTTGCCTCAAAGTAACTACATCTCCCTCAACCCTACCGACGCCTTTGACGGTCTGATCCTCTTACAAACTGACACACCCTTTTATTATCTTGACTCAGAAAAGTAA
- a CDS encoding thiamine pyrophosphate-binding protein produces MEKLISELLVDYLERRDTKYVFGLCGHTVIAMLDALNKSDKLHYLSFRHEQIAATAADGYARMTGRASVVLSHLGPGLTNATTGVANASADSVPMVVIAGDVPSYYYGKHPHQEVNMHSDASQYRIYEPFVKRAFRVDKKELFADILDRAFKIAESGRPGPVLISVPMDMFSEKVDTLFFERTHHNISEIAKPSLNRDVAKAIAKKLVEAKNPLIHIGGGIIVSEASEALKELVEFLDVPISRTLMAQGALPDNHPLMLGMTGFWGTNFINKKTANADVILALGTRFAEADSSSWYKGVTFNPDKTKFIQIDIDPVEIGRNYRLDIGAVADLKSALEEITTAVKAICPQGKTNDALKEEIKAYKEGFKKSYADIANDSRYPMTPQRILKDVREVLPEDAIICTDVGWNKNGVGQQFEITQPKTIMHPGGFATMGFGSAALLGAKLAKPDKQVITLIGDGGFGTNPSVLAAAKEYNIPVVWVVMNNYAFGTIAGLEGSHYHHTFGTVFKIDNEPYNPEWSEIAKAYGIKAKKVSNADEFKGILEEALDSGEPYLIDVPMENIPVPTEGIWNINDIYTPKDNVVAGVLVSGEAEKSAHVSTN; encoded by the coding sequence ATGGAAAAACTCATTTCTGAATTGTTGGTTGATTATTTAGAACGACGTGATACCAAATATGTTTTTGGATTATGCGGTCATACCGTTATTGCCATGCTGGATGCGTTAAATAAAAGTGACAAATTACACTATCTGTCCTTCAGACACGAACAAATTGCAGCGACGGCGGCCGACGGTTATGCTAGAATGACAGGACGAGCAAGCGTCGTATTATCCCATCTCGGACCCGGCTTAACCAATGCCACTACAGGTGTTGCCAATGCCAGTGCGGATTCGGTACCGATGGTTGTCATTGCCGGCGATGTGCCAAGTTATTACTATGGCAAACATCCGCACCAGGAAGTCAATATGCATTCCGATGCATCACAATACAGAATTTACGAACCTTTTGTAAAACGTGCTTTTCGAGTAGATAAGAAAGAACTGTTCGCGGATATTTTGGACAGAGCTTTTAAAATAGCGGAATCAGGAAGACCCGGTCCGGTACTTATCTCCGTACCGATGGATATGTTCTCTGAAAAAGTAGATACGCTCTTCTTTGAAAGAACCCATCACAATATTTCCGAGATCGCTAAACCAAGTCTAAACAGAGATGTGGCGAAAGCGATTGCAAAAAAATTGGTTGAAGCTAAAAATCCGTTGATTCATATTGGCGGCGGCATCATCGTCTCCGAGGCATCGGAAGCGTTGAAAGAGTTGGTTGAATTCCTGGATGTCCCTATATCCAGAACCCTTATGGCGCAAGGCGCACTGCCTGATAATCATCCGTTAATGTTGGGCATGACAGGATTTTGGGGCACAAACTTCATCAATAAAAAAACAGCTAATGCAGATGTCATTTTAGCTTTAGGTACACGCTTTGCTGAAGCTGACTCCAGTTCTTGGTATAAAGGTGTGACTTTCAATCCGGATAAAACAAAATTTATCCAAATTGATATTGATCCAGTTGAAATTGGACGAAATTATCGCTTGGATATCGGTGCCGTGGCAGATTTGAAATCCGCACTGGAAGAAATTACTACGGCGGTTAAAGCTATCTGTCCACAAGGCAAGACGAATGATGCGCTTAAAGAAGAGATTAAAGCGTATAAAGAAGGCTTTAAAAAATCCTATGCGGACATTGCCAATGATTCAAGATATCCGATGACACCGCAACGTATTTTAAAGGATGTGCGCGAGGTACTTCCGGAAGATGCCATTATTTGTACCGATGTTGGTTGGAATAAAAATGGTGTCGGTCAGCAATTTGAAATTACGCAACCGAAGACTATTATGCATCCGGGCGGATTTGCGACCATGGGCTTTGGCTCCGCCGCCTTGTTGGGAGCAAAATTAGCAAAACCTGATAAGCAGGTTATTACACTCATCGGTGACGGCGGTTTCGGGACCAATCCTTCCGTACTGGCCGCAGCTAAGGAATATAACATTCCTGTGGTTTGGGTCGTTATGAATAATTACGCCTTCGGCACGATTGCGGGTCTTGAAGGGTCTCATTATCACCACACCTTCGGGACGGTCTTCAAAATTGACAATGAACCTTACAATCCGGAATGGTCTGAGATCGCTAAAGCTTACGGCATCAAAGCTAAAAAAGTCAGCAATGCCGACGAATTTAAAGGCATTTTAGAGGAAGCTTTGGATTCAGGTGAACCGTATTTAATCGATGTCCCAATGGAAAATATCCCGGTACCAACAGAAGGTATTTGGAATATTAACGATATTTATACACCAAAAGACAATGTAGTCGCAGGCGTCCTCGTTTCAGGAGAAGCGGAGAAATCAGCACACGTGAGTACAAACTAA
- a CDS encoding hydroxymethylglutaryl-CoA lyase, with protein MMNIDKVTLCEVGLRDGFQNEQQIFSTEDKITILDMLTDAGYPIIEVGSFMSPKAVPQMADTDAVYKQARLRDGVEYRALIANLRGVQRAIDCGCKKVKLNVSASKAHNIANLNMTPQESVAGFKACVDLAHDHHIEVSGSISMPFGSPWEDEIPLTDIETIVQAYLNLDVKELSLSDASGLAYPSQVKEIVTAMKAQFPEVKWILHFHNTRGLGIANIVAGMEAGVDTFDTSFAGLGGCPFVPGAAGNVSSEDVLNLMNQMHIDTGIDLDKVIEIGRFIRDRVQHDVHSYVLKAGKSVGLKLELPQKKVK; from the coding sequence ATGATGAATATCGATAAGGTTACCTTGTGTGAAGTCGGGTTACGTGACGGATTTCAAAATGAACAGCAGATTTTTTCTACAGAAGATAAGATTACTATTCTGGACATGCTGACGGATGCGGGATACCCTATTATTGAAGTCGGTTCATTTATGAGCCCCAAGGCTGTGCCGCAAATGGCAGACACCGATGCGGTGTATAAACAGGCTCGATTACGTGACGGGGTGGAATATCGCGCCCTCATTGCCAATCTGAGAGGCGTTCAGCGTGCCATTGATTGCGGATGCAAAAAGGTGAAACTCAATGTCTCGGCATCCAAAGCGCACAATATCGCCAATCTCAATATGACGCCGCAAGAGTCTGTGGCAGGTTTCAAGGCATGTGTCGATTTGGCACATGACCATCACATTGAAGTTTCAGGCTCAATATCCATGCCCTTCGGGTCACCGTGGGAAGATGAGATTCCTTTAACCGATATTGAGACTATTGTCCAAGCTTATTTAAATTTAGACGTCAAGGAACTATCCTTGTCCGATGCATCCGGCCTTGCCTATCCAAGTCAAGTCAAGGAGATCGTAACGGCTATGAAAGCGCAATTCCCTGAGGTGAAATGGATACTGCATTTCCACAATACACGAGGTTTAGGCATTGCCAATATTGTTGCCGGTATGGAAGCCGGCGTGGATACTTTCGATACATCCTTTGCCGGATTAGGGGGCTGTCCTTTCGTGCCGGGAGCTGCGGGCAATGTATCATCTGAAGATGTTTTAAATCTTATGAATCAAATGCATATCGACACAGGTATTGATCTTGACAAAGTGATCGAGATTGGCCGCTTTATCCGGGATCGTGTGCAGCACGATGTACACAGCTATGTATTAAAAGCCGGCAAATCGGTTGGATTAAAATTGGAATTGCCTCAAAAGAAAGTCAAATAG
- a CDS encoding GntR family transcriptional regulator — translation MFNPTKPIFIQVAEIIENQILDGSLQPHDQTPSTNEFQQIYAINPATARKGLNLLIEDNVLYKKRGLGMFVSDDAKAIIVKKRQDIFFNEKIPALLNEMARLNIAVETFIEKLSEVNHA, via the coding sequence ATGTTTAACCCTACAAAACCCATCTTCATTCAAGTGGCAGAGATTATTGAAAATCAAATTCTTGACGGCAGTCTTCAACCTCATGACCAGACGCCGTCGACCAACGAATTCCAACAAATTTATGCCATCAATCCCGCCACGGCACGCAAAGGACTGAATCTGCTCATTGAAGACAACGTCCTGTACAAAAAACGGGGTCTGGGAATGTTTGTCAGCGACGATGCCAAAGCCATCATCGTAAAGAAACGACAAGACATCTTTTTTAACGAGAAAATCCCTGCCCTGCTCAACGAAATGGCTCGTCTCAACATCGCAGTTGAAACGTTCATTGAAAAACTCAGCGAGGTGAATCATGCTTAA
- a CDS encoding ATP-binding cassette domain-containing protein, producing the protein MLNAQHINKSYQHDVLTDVNVTLKPGTIYGLFGRNGIGKTTLLKILSNHIVHYQGEVHLDGKVLKENDPLTSQVYLSLDYTDPTLEHQKLNNLISFAAASLPHFDASYLEQLMGTFNLNPKAKLKSLSKGTRILFFTLLGLASGAPYTFFDEPTAGLDPANKELLFKQIQAIRDDGRCVVIATHDIGEMERLVDHVLILNADVVLDASMEEIADKAFRVFGDQATLDAHLAGKNILGRDTFGGKSIVYIYDTLAPTAQLDIAPLSLKDLFIYLTGGNAHVES; encoded by the coding sequence ATGCTTAACGCACAACATATCAACAAATCTTACCAACACGATGTACTCACAGATGTGAATGTCACGCTGAAGCCGGGTACCATTTACGGTCTCTTCGGCCGCAACGGCATCGGTAAGACCACATTGCTTAAAATTTTATCCAATCACATTGTCCACTACCAAGGTGAGGTGCACCTTGACGGTAAGGTGCTCAAAGAAAACGATCCGCTCACATCTCAAGTCTACTTGAGCTTGGACTACACCGATCCGACCTTGGAACATCAAAAACTGAACAATCTCATCAGTTTCGCCGCAGCAAGTTTGCCGCACTTTGACGCCTCCTATCTCGAACAACTGATGGGCACCTTTAATTTGAATCCCAAGGCCAAGTTAAAGTCCCTGTCCAAGGGCACACGCATTCTGTTTTTCACCCTTTTAGGTCTTGCGAGCGGCGCACCGTACACCTTCTTTGACGAACCCACAGCAGGCCTTGATCCGGCGAACAAGGAGCTTCTCTTTAAACAAATTCAAGCCATTCGCGACGACGGTCGGTGTGTGGTCATCGCCACCCACGACATCGGCGAGATGGAACGCCTTGTCGATCACGTCCTCATACTGAACGCCGACGTAGTTTTGGATGCGTCCATGGAAGAGATCGCTGACAAAGCGTTTCGCGTCTTTGGCGATCAGGCTACCCTCGACGCACACCTCGCCGGAAAAAATATTCTGGGTCGCGATACCTTCGGCGGCAAATCCATTGTCTATATTTACGATACCTTGGCACCGACCGCCCAACTGGACATCGCGCCGCTGTCACTCAAAGATCTCTTTATCTACCTAACAGGAGGAAATGCTCATGTTGAATCATAA
- a CDS encoding TRAP transporter substrate-binding protein: MKRNRIASLLMVMLFSMLLTGCLSSEARRKDAGEQDVYELYIACDSQEDTVTGIFMNEYARLLEEKSNGRIKVNRYPNSQLGSDAEITEAVQNGNITFVVQTTAPQVAFVPEAAIFDAPMAFKNLDVARKVLDGPLSEKLKGYYEAKNLRLLGYADQGFRVMTANQDIQSLADLKGIKIRTMENSNHIQLWKDVGSNPTPMAWSEVYIGLQQKAIDAQENPVETIVAAKVYEQQDYLINTNHILHTLSLIGSPAVIDDLPEDLQQSVYDAADEAKVIARNATDERAAGRVQIVVDSGTTVSPFNEALFNEMKAASAGVWDTLESQIGSELVDLLRSEIDKAEKELGLQ; encoded by the coding sequence ATGAAACGAAATCGAATCGCATCACTTTTGATGGTAATGCTTTTCTCTATGCTGCTTACGGGCTGCCTTAGCAGTGAAGCGCGAAGAAAGGACGCAGGCGAACAGGATGTCTATGAATTGTATATTGCCTGCGATTCACAGGAAGATACAGTTACCGGTATTTTTATGAATGAATATGCAAGACTGTTGGAAGAAAAATCCAATGGCCGCATTAAAGTTAACAGATATCCCAACTCACAGTTAGGTAGTGACGCGGAAATTACAGAAGCTGTACAAAACGGCAATATCACCTTTGTTGTGCAAACCACGGCGCCGCAAGTCGCCTTTGTGCCTGAAGCAGCGATTTTCGATGCACCGATGGCTTTTAAAAATTTAGATGTTGCACGCAAAGTCTTGGACGGTCCGTTAAGTGAAAAGCTCAAGGGCTATTACGAAGCGAAAAATTTGCGTCTATTGGGCTATGCCGATCAGGGTTTTCGTGTCATGACTGCGAATCAAGACATTCAAAGCTTGGCTGATTTAAAGGGTATTAAGATCAGAACCATGGAAAATTCCAACCATATTCAACTGTGGAAAGACGTCGGGTCTAACCCTACGCCAATGGCATGGTCGGAAGTGTATATCGGATTGCAACAAAAAGCTATTGATGCTCAGGAAAATCCGGTTGAAACGATTGTAGCTGCCAAAGTCTATGAGCAACAGGATTATTTGATTAACACCAATCATATTCTACACACCTTATCGCTGATCGGATCACCGGCTGTCATTGATGACCTTCCAGAAGACCTGCAGCAAAGTGTGTATGATGCAGCTGATGAGGCGAAAGTCATCGCCAGAAACGCGACGGATGAACGTGCTGCCGGCAGGGTTCAAATCGTTGTGGATTCAGGGACGACCGTCTCACCGTTTAATGAAGCGTTGTTTAATGAAATGAAGGCCGCATCAGCCGGCGTGTGGGACACACTGGAATCACAAATCGGCAGTGAATTGGTCGATCTGTTACGCTCAGAAATTGATAAGGCGGAAAAAGAACTAGGGTTACAATGA
- the aroE gene encoding shikimate dehydrogenase produces MTNRIQGTTGLIGLLGNPIKHSRSPHMHNSAFDVSGEDYVYLCFEVGQEKLHDAIEALKVLGALGSNVTYPNKQEVLHYVDSISEDAKLIGSVNTIKIDPVSKQVTGYNTDGRGFVASIEEKGIVYKGKKVVIMGVGGAGRAIAIQLAYEGVAEIAIKEFNKDLAKEVQRTIEDNIDSCRVTILEDDEEALKKALADAVLLVNATPLGMKGNETKCAISGSSVLRDNNHVFVYDIVYEPEETLLMTYAKEAGCQTCNGINMMIWQGALAYKIWLDKDMPQEYVRNELFKTGEVN; encoded by the coding sequence ATGACAAATAGAATTCAAGGCACAACAGGCTTAATTGGGTTACTAGGCAACCCAATTAAGCATTCTCGATCACCGCACATGCATAATTCGGCATTTGACGTTTCAGGCGAAGATTATGTCTATCTTTGTTTTGAAGTCGGTCAGGAAAAGCTGCATGATGCGATAGAAGCGCTGAAGGTATTGGGCGCGTTAGGATCCAATGTCACATATCCTAACAAACAGGAAGTGTTACACTATGTAGACAGCATTTCCGAAGATGCCAAGCTCATCGGTTCAGTCAATACCATTAAAATCGATCCGGTGTCGAAACAAGTTACGGGCTATAATACGGACGGTAGAGGCTTTGTCGCATCCATTGAAGAAAAAGGGATTGTCTATAAGGGCAAAAAAGTTGTCATTATGGGCGTGGGCGGTGCAGGTAGAGCCATAGCCATTCAACTGGCTTACGAGGGTGTTGCCGAGATTGCAATTAAAGAGTTTAATAAAGATTTAGCTAAAGAAGTGCAGCGTACCATCGAAGATAACATTGACAGTTGTCGTGTGACTATTTTAGAGGACGATGAAGAGGCGCTAAAGAAAGCTTTGGCAGATGCCGTGTTGCTTGTGAATGCCACGCCGCTGGGGATGAAGGGCAACGAGACGAAATGTGCTATTAGCGGCAGTTCGGTTTTGCGCGATAACAACCATGTCTTTGTCTATGATATTGTCTATGAGCCGGAAGAGACGTTGTTGATGACCTATGCCAAAGAAGCCGGGTGTCAAACCTGCAACGGTATCAATATGATGATTTGGCAAGGGGCTTTAGCTTATAAAATTTGGCTCGATAAAGATATGCCTCAGGAGTACGTACGAAACGAACTATTTAAAACTGGGGAGGTCAACTAA
- a CDS encoding TRAP transporter large permease yields the protein MGLGALFLLFFVMIVISIPIGMILAFLGVLPNLLDPWFAADPQYIIRAMISGVNSFPILAVPMFILSGNIMAKGKISEKLFNFFSYFIADKTAGLPIATIVTCLFYGAISGSGPATTAAVGAMTIPIMVNLGYDVVFCTALVAVAGGLGVIIPPSIPFIFYGQSAGVSVANIFIAGIIPGLLIGLCLMLYAWYYCKKNGEDKAKLKEYEQKVRANGLGKLFLDSFWALLSPVIILGSIYSGIASPTEAAVISVFYSLIVSAFVYKTLKLEDMKPLLIDSIKTYTTILFIIAAATGFARILTFMKAPEAIANLITGAVSSKVAVLILINLVLLFVGMVMDTTPAILILTPIMLPIATSFGMDPIHFGIMMVVNLAIGFVTPPLGVNLFVASSITNVKIEDIVKKAIPFIVAFIFALLLITFIPQISLALL from the coding sequence ATGGGTTTAGGCGCATTATTTTTATTATTCTTTGTCATGATCGTGATCTCTATTCCTATTGGAATGATCTTGGCATTTCTCGGTGTGTTGCCAAATTTACTTGACCCGTGGTTTGCAGCGGATCCGCAATATATCATTCGAGCAATGATATCCGGTGTCAACTCATTCCCAATTTTGGCGGTGCCGATGTTTATTCTATCAGGTAACATCATGGCGAAAGGAAAAATCAGTGAAAAGTTGTTTAATTTCTTTTCCTACTTTATTGCCGATAAGACGGCGGGTTTACCGATAGCGACGATTGTCACCTGTCTCTTCTATGGCGCGATATCCGGGTCAGGGCCGGCCACAACAGCGGCAGTTGGAGCGATGACCATCCCGATCATGGTAAATTTAGGTTACGATGTGGTCTTTTGTACGGCGTTGGTAGCTGTAGCGGGCGGACTCGGGGTTATCATTCCACCATCTATTCCGTTTATTTTCTATGGTCAAAGTGCCGGTGTATCAGTAGCTAATATTTTTATCGCAGGGATCATACCGGGTTTATTAATCGGTTTGTGTCTGATGCTTTATGCATGGTATTACTGCAAGAAAAACGGTGAAGACAAAGCTAAACTCAAGGAATATGAGCAAAAAGTTCGCGCCAATGGCCTGGGCAAACTTTTTTTAGATAGTTTCTGGGCTCTGCTTTCACCGGTAATTATTCTTGGCAGTATTTATAGCGGTATAGCTTCTCCCACAGAAGCAGCTGTTATCTCCGTATTTTATTCCCTCATCGTTTCGGCGTTCGTGTATAAAACGTTGAAACTGGAAGACATGAAGCCGCTTTTAATCGATTCGATTAAAACCTACACCACCATCCTTTTTATTATAGCAGCTGCAACAGGGTTTGCAAGAATTCTGACCTTTATGAAGGCGCCTGAAGCCATTGCTAATCTGATTACAGGTGCTGTAAGTTCTAAAGTTGCCGTCTTAATTCTCATCAACCTGGTATTGCTTTTTGTGGGCATGGTTATGGATACCACACCGGCGATTTTGATCTTAACTCCAATCATGCTGCCAATTGCAACCAGTTTCGGCATGGATCCGATTCACTTCGGGATTATGATGGTAGTCAACTTAGCGATTGGGTTTGTCACGCCGCCGCTGGGTGTCAACCTCTTTGTTGCAAGTTCTATAACAAATGTGAAAATTGAGGATATTGTGAAAAAAGCAATACCGTTCATCGTTGCGTTTATATTTGCACTGTTGTTGATTACTTTTATTCCGCAAATATCTTTGGCACTGTTATAG
- a CDS encoding sugar phosphate isomerase/epimerase family protein, translated as MMDFKFSLAQLTVLNTSPVEIATIAAKCGYDYVSFRQIYMNLPGEPNYDLQKNKELMKETKAIFQETGLQLLDVELARIYDGVDILQYENAMVTARELGGQHILCSIWTDDKAYYTEEFAKLCDLAKQYHLTVELEYVPIAGVKNLAGAVDVLNSVQRSNAGLMVDMHHFQRAGDHIDALKKIPKDWFHFAHLCDAVAETPASEEELVRIMREERDYVGEGGIDIQGILNAMPSVPYSIELPNTKQVSRFGYGIHAKRCLETAKAYCEAHVVGRSAHDEYR; from the coding sequence ATGATGGATTTTAAATTTTCGCTGGCACAGCTCACGGTACTGAACACCTCGCCGGTTGAAATAGCCACGATAGCAGCAAAGTGTGGTTATGACTATGTGAGCTTTAGACAAATTTATATGAATTTGCCGGGCGAGCCGAATTACGATTTACAAAAAAATAAAGAATTGATGAAAGAGACAAAGGCGATCTTTCAAGAAACGGGCTTACAATTACTGGACGTGGAATTGGCGCGGATTTATGACGGTGTGGATATTCTTCAATATGAGAATGCTATGGTGACGGCAAGGGAGTTAGGCGGACAGCATATTTTGTGCAGCATTTGGACAGATGATAAAGCCTATTACACCGAAGAGTTTGCCAAACTTTGTGATTTGGCGAAGCAATATCATTTGACAGTAGAGCTTGAGTATGTGCCTATTGCAGGCGTAAAAAATTTAGCGGGTGCTGTCGATGTGTTAAACTCGGTGCAGCGATCCAACGCAGGGCTGATGGTTGATATGCATCATTTTCAGCGTGCAGGGGATCACATTGACGCACTCAAAAAAATTCCAAAAGACTGGTTCCACTTTGCCCATTTGTGTGATGCCGTGGCGGAAACTCCGGCGTCGGAAGAAGAATTAGTTCGCATTATGCGAGAGGAGCGAGATTATGTCGGCGAAGGTGGCATTGATATCCAAGGTATTTTAAACGCCATGCCGAGCGTTCCGTATTCTATTGAATTACCAAATACTAAGCAGGTGAGTCGATTCGGTTATGGCATTCATGCCAAACGATGCTTAGAGACAGCCAAAGCTTATTGTGAAGCTCATGTTGTGGGAAGGAGTGCACATGATGAATATCGATAA
- a CDS encoding TRAP transporter small permease, producing MLKWLNKNIEEVILIILLIVMTSVLGIQIVARYVFNQSLSWSEELVRYLFVWSTFIGVPYCIKNESSIKVDQFRNNMPVGIQKALLYIDKIIIFVLFFILLIFSFDVVKTTYLSGTTSAAMRIPMFWVQASVVVGSFLSLIRISQNFYKVWSGRKDVVQKHGL from the coding sequence ATGTTAAAGTGGTTAAATAAAAATATTGAAGAAGTCATTTTGATAATCTTGCTTATTGTCATGACATCAGTATTGGGGATACAAATTGTAGCGCGCTACGTCTTCAATCAATCGTTGAGCTGGTCTGAAGAATTGGTCCGTTATCTGTTTGTATGGTCCACATTTATCGGCGTGCCATACTGTATTAAAAATGAATCATCAATCAAAGTTGATCAATTCAGAAACAATATGCCTGTAGGCATTCAAAAAGCGTTGCTCTATATCGACAAGATTATTATTTTTGTCTTGTTCTTCATCTTATTGATTTTCTCATTTGATGTAGTCAAAACGACGTATTTAAGTGGCACGACGTCAGCAGCTATGCGGATTCCTATGTTTTGGGTTCAAGCGTCCGTGGTTGTGGGATCGTTTTTATCACTCATAAGAATTTCGCAGAATTTTTATAAAGTGTGGTCTGGACGAAAAGATGTCGTTCAAAAACATGGACTATAG